CCGACGCACACACGGGCCTCTCTACCGCTCAGGAAAACAACTTCTTTGGCAAGGTAACATTTGTCGAGCCAACGTCGGACCCCGTCCGTTTTGAAGAGCAAATTACCGGACGTTTTACGCCTGATGACCCCTCTGATGATCAGATCGCTAGCGACACCCTTGCTGCCGGACTCGCTGCCGTTTGGGCCCGTGAAAACACACGTGAAGCAATTTGGGACGCCATGAAACGCAAAGAGACCTTTGCGACAACAGGCACGCGGATGCGGGTAAGAGTCTTTGCAGGCTGGGGCTTTGAGGAGAGCGACCTTCAGCGCTCGAATTTTGCAGCCTATGGGTATGATAACGGTGTGCCTATGGGGGGCGACCTTACCGCAGCGCCTGATGGTGGCGCACCAACATTGCTGGTTCGAGCCCTACGCGACCCTGACGGGGCAAACCTCGATCGCGTTCAAATCATCAAGGGATGGACAACGGAAGAGGGAGAGCCACAGGAGAAAGTCTACGATGTCGCTTGGTCCGACGACCGACAGCCGGGAGCCGATGGCAAGCTTCCTCCTGTCGGCAACACGGTCGACGTTGAAACGGCGGAATACAGCAACTCCATCGGAGATCCGTTCCTGCAAGCCTTCTGGAAAGACCCGGACTTCGATGCCTCTCAGCGAGCGTTCTATTACATCCGCGTTCTTGAGATTCCGACACCAAGCTGGCTGACATACGACAGTGCCTTTTTCGGTGTGGAAATCCCTGAAGGTAAGCGTAAAACACAGCAGGAGCGGGTTTACACGTCGCCGATCTGGTACACGCCCCAGGGCTAGGGGCATCTATCCGCGGGGCAGCCTTAGGCTGTCCCATTCATTCCCGGGAACAGCGGAAGAGAGTGTGAATGTTCGCTTTTGTTTAGGTATTGCCTGGGATGCGGGAGGTCGCAAAGCGGACATTCAGGTTTAGAGACTTGGGTTTTCCTATGGAGTTTCGGTAGTCTTGCGTGCACAGCTTAACCCCACGGTCCAAACCTAAACCCGAGCGCCGATAACGATGCGGAGGGATGATCCTGCCCCCGTTTCACTCCCGCTTATGCTGTCGTCGGCGGTTCGACTTGACTGCGTGCAGCACCGATTTACCGAGCCACCAGCCGTCGAGCCGCCTCGACAATTCGCTCGACATTGGGCAGAGCCGCCCGTTCCCGTGCCGGAGCAAAGGGAATCGTTTCGTTTACCGCAACCCGCGCATATTGCGGAGCCAACCCGGCTTCCAGGAGCGCGGCGGCAAGCTCGCCGGTCAAGCCAAAGTGGCAATAGTCCTCATCCACCACAAGCAGGCGTCCCGTGCGCCGGACGTCATTGACCAGCGCTTCACGGTTGAGGGGGGCCACGGTGCGCAGGTCAAGCACACTGGCGGAGATACCGTTAGTCGCGAGCGACTCAGCAGCCGCAGCGGCCCGATGAATCCCCACACCGACGCCCGCAATTGTCAGGTCGGTGCCGGTGCGACGGAAGGCCACTTGGCCGATCTCTATCGCGTCCCAGTGGTCGGGCACCTCCCCCTCACGCCCCTCGGCGGGGATATCATAGGAAACCGTGGTGCGCCCACCGGAGCCCAGGTATTCAAGCCAGTCCTCAGCCAGCAACTGATGCTCAAGAAAAATGACGGGGCCTTCGTCGGCGAGTGCAGCCATAAGCAACCCACCCGCATCCGCCGGTGTTGACGGCACAACCACCTTGAGTCCAGGAATGTGGGCCAACCACCCCCACAGCGCTTGGGAATGCTGACCTCCATCGCCGTAACCACCGCCACAACCGGCTCGGACGACCAACGGTACCTGCCACTGACCGCCCGAGAAGGCGTCGATCTTGGCCGCGTGATTGATGATGGCATCCGTCGCTACCGCGAGGAAATCGATCATGATCAACTCGACCACCGGTCGCAGACCCGCCATCGCCGCTGCCACCCCCGCCCCCAAAAACGCCGACTCGCTGATTGGGGTGGGGCGCACACGGCGTTCGCCAAACCGAGCGTAGAGGTTCATTCGAAGCGCGTGCACGTCCTCACCAAACACCACCACCCGTTCATCGGCGGCCATCGCCTGGGCCAGCGCGTCTTCGATGGCTTGCGCATAGGTCATCCGCCTCATACCCCGCCCTCCTCGTTCGCTGCCCCCAAGGCGTTCAGTGCTTCCTCGACCGCTCCAGAAACCAAGCGGTTCACCTCCTGCTCCAGGGATTCCAACGTAGCAGACGGGATAGCGAGACGTTTACGGAGCTGAAGTACCGGATCCCGGGCGGTTCCCAGTTGAGAGCGTGCAACGCGGCGGAACATGGACGCCAGCCTGCCAAAACTGGCCGCGCGCTGCGCTATCGATGAGCCCTGGCCGCTGGTCGCCGCCGAAGCCAGCGGACCAATCCGTGGCCGAAGTTCGGCAACGGGGCGACGTGCAATACGAATCAGCGGATCGCCCAGGAAGTGCCCCTCCGGCCGAACGCAGGTTGCCCGCAAGAATCCTGGGCCACGCCCACCACGGGCCCGATCAATGAGATCCGCCGCAGCCAACCAGACCGACTGCACATCCGCACCATCCACCGTCGCCCACGGGAGTCCAAATCCCCGTGCCCTCTCCTCAAGGCTGCCTCCCGTGACGGAGGCGGATGGCGTAGTGATAGCCATACCGTTGTCACGGCAGACGAACAGCACGGGGAGTTCCCAGGCGGCAGCGAGATTCAACGACTCCAGCAACATGCCCTGGTTCATTGCCGCTTCGCCAAAAAACGCCACCGCCAACTTTCCGGGCCGAAGCTGCTGGGCCGCCAGGGCAAAACCGCAACTGGCGGGGCCGGAGGCTCCCACGATACCGGATGAGGCGGCCAGGTGGGCCTTGGAATAAAGATGCATATGCCCCCCCATCCCACGGCAAAGACCATCGGCAGCGCCCAGGCATTCCTTGAGGATGGCGGTCAAATCAACGCCCCGCAACACCATTCCCGCTGTGCCGCGATGGTCGAGAGCAACGGCGTCGCCGTCTTCAAGGTGGTCGAGCACACCGGCGTTGATACCTTCCTCGCCGATGCCAAGATGCATTTCACCAGAGATACGGCCATCATGCCAAAGGTCGGCGATGGCCTCTTCCACCCGCCGGCAGGTCAACATCTTACGGTAGAGTGCGATGAAGTCCGGTTCCATGCTCGTTTCCCTTAACACTGACGGCCAAGCGGAGGCTGAACCAGGACTATCTTCTGAAGCGGACAAGGCATGCGGTGGCGCAGGCCATACCCTTACGATCTGCTGAAGGAGGACCTGATTCTCTCTAGAAAGTGTAGTTCATCATCGCTGAAGCCCCGATCTTCGACGCCATTTCCATCGGACGTTCCCCACTCTCGTGGACACGCCTAGCCTATGATTACAGCATAGGAGGACGGCGGCGCGGGTCGCAAAGCGGACATTCGAGTAGGACGATTGACGCCTCGCATCAGCGGCAGACAGACGGCGTAGCCGGCTGGCTGTCCTTCTGCATGCGCTTGTTATGAGCAACTACCAAAGTAATCTAATACCTCCAATTAAAGACAAAAACACAATTACCCACATAACTATTGGCCCTGATGCCCCTTCGAATTTAAAGCCTAAACCTTCGAATTTAATTGGGCCTGAAACATTCTCTAAAATACTAACGATTACAAACGCTACAATTATTGAACCGGGAACGCCAACAGCCGCGGCGAGATGTTCATACATTATGTCGATAAACCGGGCGTCATAACTGAACCCCCAAATAAGCCAAAACAAGTAAACTGCCGCAAGTAGCACGGCTCCAACTATTGCAAGCCATTTCACCGTTTCTTTGGCAAGGTCTTTATCTCGCATCGCTGCAATGTCTTCCTCTTCAATTATCAACAGTAATCATAACGCCGCTCAGCACGCGCAGCTATGGACTGGAGGCGGGATAGATCCCTTAATGGTCAGCGGCTTGAATCAACGACGCTGTTTAATCGTTCTCCACGCTGAATATACAGCGGCCACTCGGACTCCCGGAGTAATGAAACCAAACCCCTTGGCGTCGTTCCAGGCACTTTGTAACCCTTTCTGATTCAATGCACTTCCCCCTGCAGAGGGTTATACCGGGCCGGCGTCAGTAGTCGCCTGGTTACAACTGGCCAAACAGGGTTTCCACGCTACCGTATGACGTCCCGCAGGGACCGCTCAATCTGACCACCACAATAGGCCTTACCCAACTCCTTTCGCTGATCCTCGAGAAAAGGCCTTATCGACGGACGGTCTTCCACTCGCTGGCAGAGACCCGCCACGCGGGGGGCGTTGTGTTCCAGATCTGCGGCGAGTTCCGGAAAGCTGTGGACGAGGGTGCCAAACAATGCAGCAGTTGCGATATCGGCCACCGAGAGCCTGGAGCCCAGCAGATAGCCCGCGTTCGGCTTGAGGAGGTGCGCCTGGCCGGTCTTTTCGAAAATGGCCATCCAGTCGGCCAGGCGATGGGTCCGGAATTCGGCCCATGAATCCTGATCCCACATCACTGTGCCATTGTTGTTGGTGATTTCCATGAGAATATCATTGCAGTCCAGAATCACCTTAAGAGCGAGGGTGTGTTGCTCCGGCTCGTCGGGAAGAAAATGGTAGGCCTTCGCCAGATGCATGAGAATCGCCGGCATCTGGGCGAACCAGACCTGGGCCCTGCAGTCGTAAAGATAGGGTGGTGCCATCCCGGGGTACTGAATGTTCAGGTTTTTATCAGGGTAGACCTCGCTGGCATCCAGCTTGCGGTAATCCGCCCCAACCTCCTCCAGAAAAAGTTGAATAAAATTACCGCGAAAGGGCAGGCCCCAGTAATAGAGTTCGTAGTCCTGCATTGTGACTCTCCCCCACTGACAGTTGAGAAGATAACTGTTGTCTGGAAGTGTAGCGCACAGGAAAAGACCCGATCCGAAAGCCAGGTCTATTCAACTCAATGCCGCTGGTTTAGCAACCTGGTTTCAAAAGCCGACAATGTTAGGGAAAACCGGAACTGAAAATAGATCTGTCCCGGTTTTCGCAGAAACGGGCCAGCCCCCCGTTTGGGCTAACGAGATATCAGCTTTTTCTTCTCTTCGAATTCTTGTTGATCGATTTCCCCGCGTGCAAATCGTTCATTCAGAATGTCCAGTGACGTTTTATCAGACGGATGCCGGTGACCGCTCCCGCTGTGGGTCGCACGGATAGCGTAAACAATTGCGAAAATAATCCCACCCCAGAAGAGGATCATCATCAGCAAGCCAAAAAACATGTGACCCCAGCCCCAACCATAATGCCAATGGCCAAACTGGTCAGAAGTCGCTGCTGCCTGCGACTGGAACGATACCAATGTCAGGCCTGCCGAAATTAGCGCTGTTTTGATCGTATCTAACATTTTCTACCTCCTTTAAAAAACGCTATAGGCTCACTTGCGGAAGAATTGCCTCTACCGGAGCAACACTTTAAAACCACTATACAGGACGTCCTCAGCCAACGTCCGTCAAAGTCTGGACTTACCTGCGCGACCAAAGGAACTGCTAAAAGTTATGGATATGGAACATCAGCGGCTGCCCCAGAACGGGTCGAGGGTCTTGTGTCAATTGGCGGCGCCGCGAGGGGCAAGGAAGAGGGCGGCATTTACGCACTCTTTCAAGGTCCGCAGTTTTGTTGACTTCATTGATGGATTTTTTGGCGATCCCCCGTACTGGGACAGGTTGGAGTAACGACCGATTGCCACAGCGGTCACGCACTTTATTCAACTAAAGTCATACTTAAAATGACCCGAAAAAGCACACACTGCCCCTTTAAATGACGCTCTTCGACCCAGAATGAGTGCACGTCGGAGGGCTGATTACCGTTGACTCCGTCCTGCCACAGCTATACGCGTCACTATTTGCGACGTATAGGGCATGAATCTTTTTAAAACGGCTCATATCCGGACCCAGTAAAGCCTCAGCTTCCAGCTCAATGTTATCTTTTGAAATCTTCATCTGCCTGATCGTTTTTTGGCCAAGTTCCTGCATAGGCTATTTAACAATCAAAAAACAACTCGCGGACACAAGATTTTTTTGGCGGATCAGAATGAACGCTTCCGTAATGCCAATCTGGGAAGCGATTGGCAGAACACGACAACACACTCACTTCTCCAGGCTGACCGGTGATGCTCAGGCCAATGCCGCCGCATTCAGTGCTTTCGGCGAGGTCGTTCTTTACCAGGGCGATCTGGTCATCGGGAAAAAACCCGGGCAAGAACTGTATTTCGTTTACGTAGATGGAGTGGAATACCTCTCAGACCTGGAGTCGTGCGAGAACGCCCTTTTCGGACATGCCGAGTCCTATGGCACGCTGCCAGAGATGTACAGGCCGACCGGCCTTCAAAGGCATGAACCTGGACCCCGAACATTCGCATTTTCGCAGGAATGGTGAACCACACGCGCGGCAATTTCAGAGCGGGGAGGCTGCTGATTGGCAGCCTTTTCTGCAGCTGGATTGCTGACGAGGTGAGCGATCCGAACCGCTATTGCCAATCTTCTTCATCCTTTCTCATTGTCTTTCGCAGCACTGATAAGATCTTTGACCAGCAGCAAAACTTGCCATGCACGAATTTGCGGTGTTCTATGAGCTGTTCCTGGTGGTTAACTGGTGGTTCTACCAAATAAATAATGCTTACATAAAGAACCCGTAATGCGGGCATAACGAGGAATAAAGTCAGCCTCCGGAGCCATTCATGTCCTTCGATGACATCTTCGACGCCAGCTTTGACCGGATCCGGTCTTCCCACGCTCAGGGTCTTGAATTTTTCGAGGCTTTCTACCAGCGCTTTCTGATCTCTTCTGCGGAAGTTCGTTGGCTTTTCCGGAACACGGATATGGTCGCGCAGAGAAGCATGCTGAAAAAATCCTTCTATAGCCTGATTTCGTTTTACGCCAGCGGCTCTGTAGATGATGTCCTGCACAGAACCGCGTATCTGCACAGCGCCAGTCAACTCGATATCAAACCTCATCTCTACGACTTGTGGCTGGAGTGCCTGATCGAAACCGTCTCGGACTTCGACCCTTATTTTGATGATGATGTCGAACTGGCCTGGCGGCTCATCCTTAGCCCCGGCATTACCTACATGAAGTTCGGCTATAACCACTTCTGACAGGGATTCCCCATGGTATTGAACCCCCTGGTATCGGCATAGGCTCTGCTACGTAGGTTTCGACTTACAGAAACCTACTCTGACTTCCCTACATATCTTTTCGTTTTCTTGATGAACAAAATCGGGACAGATCTATTTTTCAGATGCCGGCCTCCCTGGCTTACGATTTTCAACCCTGATACCGATACGGTTTTCGATTTCATCCACGAACTTGCTGCCACCAGTCAGCTTGTTGCTAATAATCACCGCCTGAATCAAGTCATCTGACGGATCAGCCTCTTCCTGCTCAACAAACTGACGATAGGCGTCAGTATCAATCGGGCTAATCTTGTAGCGTCCTTCCCAGAGCGAACCACTCCGTTTTTCGAGGGCATTCACAAAACGGGTCTGCAGACCAGCCAGACGCTTCATCAGTTGAGGAATTGCGGTCAGGTTTAGGGCACCCGAGACACTCCGAAAATAAATCTGTCCCTGTTTTCCAAAGGCAAGACCTGACCCCGTTATCCCTTCGATTCGCCCGACCCTTCTGATAGGGTAGCCAACTTCTAAAGATCGCCGACCGGGAATCCTGCATGCCCTCACCCAAGCAACACCGCTGGTTTCCGCTGCTTATTTTCCTGGGCGCAGCCTTCACCTTCAGTGTCACGATGATCGGCACCACCATGCCGACGCCTCTTTACCCGATCTACCAGGACAGTTTCGGGTTTTCCGACCTGATGATCACCATCATCTTTGCCGCCTATGCCTTTGGTGTGATCGCCGCACTGATACTGACTGGGCGCTGGTCTGATCAGATAGGCCGCCGGCCTTTACTGTTTGCGGGCCTGGTTTGCTCCATCATCAGTGACCTGGTGTTCGTGCAGGCCGATGGCCTGGCGATGATCCTGACCGGCCGGGTGCTGTCGGGGCTGTCCGCAGGGATCTTTACCGGCACGGCCACGGTGGCAGTCATTGAACTGGCCCCGCCCCACTGGCGGGAGAAGGCCACTTTCTTTGCCACGG
Above is a genomic segment from Marinobacter panjinensis containing:
- a CDS encoding alpha-ketoacid dehydrogenase subunit beta, whose product is MRRMTYAQAIEDALAQAMAADERVVVFGEDVHALRMNLYARFGERRVRPTPISESAFLGAGVAAAMAGLRPVVELIMIDFLAVATDAIINHAAKIDAFSGGQWQVPLVVRAGCGGGYGDGGQHSQALWGWLAHIPGLKVVVPSTPADAGGLLMAALADEGPVIFLEHQLLAEDWLEYLGSGGRTTVSYDIPAEGREGEVPDHWDAIEIGQVAFRRTGTDLTIAGVGVGIHRAAAAAESLATNGISASVLDLRTVAPLNREALVNDVRRTGRLLVVDEDYCHFGLTGELAAALLEAGLAPQYARVAVNETIPFAPARERAALPNVERIVEAARRLVAR
- a CDS encoding thiamine pyrophosphate-dependent dehydrogenase E1 component subunit alpha, translated to MEPDFIALYRKMLTCRRVEEAIADLWHDGRISGEMHLGIGEEGINAGVLDHLEDGDAVALDHRGTAGMVLRGVDLTAILKECLGAADGLCRGMGGHMHLYSKAHLAASSGIVGASGPASCGFALAAQQLRPGKLAVAFFGEAAMNQGMLLESLNLAAAWELPVLFVCRDNGMAITTPSASVTGGSLEERARGFGLPWATVDGADVQSVWLAAADLIDRARGGRGPGFLRATCVRPEGHFLGDPLIRIARRPVAELRPRIGPLASAATSGQGSSIAQRAASFGRLASMFRRVARSQLGTARDPVLQLRKRLAIPSATLESLEQEVNRLVSGAVEEALNALGAANEEGGV
- a CDS encoding glutathione S-transferase family protein, with protein sequence MQDYELYYWGLPFRGNFIQLFLEEVGADYRKLDASEVYPDKNLNIQYPGMAPPYLYDCRAQVWFAQMPAILMHLAKAYHFLPDEPEQHTLALKVILDCNDILMEITNNNGTVMWDQDSWAEFRTHRLADWMAIFEKTGQAHLLKPNAGYLLGSRLSVADIATAALFGTLVHSFPELAADLEHNAPRVAGLCQRVEDRPSIRPFLEDQRKELGKAYCGGQIERSLRDVIR
- a CDS encoding SHOCT domain-containing protein; translated protein: MLDTIKTALISAGLTLVSFQSQAAATSDQFGHWHYGWGWGHMFFGLLMMILFWGGIIFAIVYAIRATHSGSGHRHPSDKTSLDILNERFARGEIDQQEFEEKKKLISR
- a CDS encoding globin gives rise to the protein MSFDDIFDASFDRIRSSHAQGLEFFEAFYQRFLISSAEVRWLFRNTDMVAQRSMLKKSFYSLISFYASGSVDDVLHRTAYLHSASQLDIKPHLYDLWLECLIETVSDFDPYFDDDVELAWRLILSPGITYMKFGYNHF